GCTCGAACGACTGGAGTACCGGGGCTACGACTCCGCCGGGGTCACCGTCCTGAACGGCGGCGGCCTGGCCACCGAGAAACGGGCCGGCAAGCTGGCCAACCTCAAGAAGACCCTGACCGACTTCCCGCTGCCGACCGCGTCCGTCGGCATCGGGCACACCCGTTGGGCCACCCACGGTGGTCCGACCGACGCGAACGCCCACCCTCACCTGGACGACGCGCGGCGGGTCGCGGTGGTGCACAACGGCATCATCGAGAACTTCGCGCAGCTGCGGGCCGAGCTCGCCGAGCGCGGCCACACGCTCCGTTCGGAGACCGACACCGAGGTGGTCGCCCACCTGCTCGGCGAAGCCTTCACCGGTGACCTGGCCGAGGCCATGCGCGGTGTCTGCCGCCGGCTCGACGGCGCCTTCACCCTGGTCGCCGTGCACTCCGACTCCCCCGGTGTGGTGGTCGGTGCCCGGCGGAACTCCCCGTTGGTGGTCGGCCGCGGCGACGGCGAGAACTTCCTCGCCTCGGACGTCGCCGCCTTCATCGCCCACACCCGGGACGCCGTCGAGCTCGGCCAGGACCAGGTGGTCGAACTGCGCCGCGAGGGCGTCACGGTGACCAACTTCGACGGCACCCCCGCCACCGTCCGCGAGTACCACGTGGACTGGGACGCGTCGGCCGCCGAGAAGGGCGGTTACGACTACTTCATGCTGAAGGAGATCGCCGAGCAGCCGAAGGCGGTAGCCGACACCCTGCTCGGGCGGATCGGCGCCGACGGTCAGCTGACGCTCGATGAGCTGCGGATCTCCGACGCGCAGTTGCGGCAGGTGGACAAGGTGGTGATCGTCGCCTGCGGCACCGCGTTCCACGCCGGGATGATCGCCAAGTACGCGATCGAGCACTGGACGCGGATCCCGTGCGAGGTCGAGGTGGCGTCGGAGTTCCGCTACCGCGACCCGATCCTGGACGACCGGACGCTGGTGATCGCGATCTCGCAGTCCGGCGAGACCATGGACACCCTGATGGCACTGCGCCACGCCCGCGAGCAGGGCGCGAAGGTGCTGGCGATCTGCAACACCAACGGGTCCACCATTCCGCGGGAGTCGGACGCGGTGCTGTACACGCACGCCGGGCCTGAGGTCGCGGTCGCCTCGACCAAGGCGTTCCTGACCCAGCTGGTCGCCTGCTACCTGGTCTCGCTCTACCTGGGCCAGGTGCGCGGCACCAAGTGGGACCGTGAGACCTTCGGCGTCATCGAGCTGCTGGGCCACGCTCCGCACCAGGTCGAACAGGTCCTGCGGACCATGGAGCCGGTCCGCGAGCTGGCCCGCTCCCTGGCCGACGCCCACGCCGTGCTCTTCCTCGGCCGGCACGTCGGCTACCCCGTCGCCCTGGAGGGCGCGCTCAAGCTCAAGGAGCTCGCGTACATGCACGCCGAGGGCTTCGCGGCGGGCGAGCTCAAGCACGGCCCGATCGCGCTGATCGAGCACGGGCTGCCGGTCGTCATCGTCGTCCCGTCCCCGCGCGGCCGGGCGGTCCTGCACGACAAGATCGTCTCCAACATCCAGGAGATCCGCGCCCGCGGCGCCCGGACCATCGTGATCGCGGAGGAAGGTGACGAAGCGGTCGCCCCATACGCCGACCACCTGATCCGGATCCCGGCCACCCCCGCGCTGCTGCAGCCGCTGGTCGCCACCGTGCCGCTCCAGGTCTTCGCCTGCGAGCTGGCCACCGCCAAGGGCCACGAGGTCGACCAGCCGCGCAATCTCGCCAAGTCGGTCACCGTCGAATAGCCGAGCATGGGTCTCAGGACCCCCGGCGGCTGAAAGGCAATCCGATGGCCACTCGTACTCCCCGCACCGTGCCGGTCCTGGCGGCAGCCTGGCTGCTGGTGTGTGCCCTGGCCTCCTGCGCGGCCTCGGACCCACCTCCCCCGCCGCCTCCCGTCTCGGCCACCCGCCCGCTGCCGGACCTGTTCAACGGCGTGACGCTGGACGACGTGACCGAGCTCCCCGAGCTCGTCGCCTCCCTGGGGGCCCTGCCGCAGCGGCCCACCGAGCGGATCGTCTTCGACGCGGACACCGAACCCTCCGCCTACCGGGCGGCGGTGGCCGCGCTGCACCCGATCAGCTATCTGATGGGTCTGCCGATGGACTCCTTCGAGGTGGCCGACGCCTCCCTGACGGAGTATCACGACCGGACGGCCGCGCTGCTGGCCGAGTTCGGCGGGCAGATCGACGTCTGGGAGGTCGGCAACGAGATCAACGGGGAGTGGCTGGGCCCCGCCCCCGAGGTCACCGAAAAGGTGACCGACGCGTACCGGCAGGTGGTCGCGGCCGGCGGGCGGACCGCGCTCACCCTCTACTACAACCCGGGCTGTGCCGAGGATCCGGAGCATCAGATGCTGCCCTGGACCAAGGAGAACGTGCCCCAGGAGATCAGGGACGGGCTGGACTACGTCCTGGTGTCCTACTACGAGGACGCCTGCAACGACTACCGCCCGCCGCTCGAGGAGTGGAACGCCGTCTTCACCGAGCTGGCCGACCTCTTCCCGCACGCCCGGGTGGGCTTCGGCGAGAACGGCACCGACGAGCACGCCTCCCTCGACGCGAAGCTGGAGCAGCTCACCCACTACTACACCCTGCCGGTCACCGCCCCCCGCTACCTGGGCGGTCACTTCTGGTGGTACTACGCCGAGGACATGCTGCCGTACCCGCCGGCCAACCAGCTGTGGACGGCCCTGTCCGAGGCGCTGACACCACCACCGGCGTAACACCCTCCGCACCCGAGGACGAGACGATGAGCACCCCGACGACGACCAGCCCGCCCGCCACCCCGCAGCTGGGCACCCCCTCGTTCGCGGCCGTGCGGGCCATCATCACCGCCTTCGCCCCCTACCGGCTCCTCGAACTGGAGCGGGAGCGGGAACAGGCCTTCGCCCAGGCACTGGGGACCGACAGCCTCGGCCCGGTGCACCTCTTCCTCCGCCGCTGGGGCGCGGTCGCGGCCACCGAGCGCGAGCTGGCCACCGCGACCCGGCTGCACCTCTCCGAGTGCTCCGCCCACTCCGGTCTCGACCCCGAGGAGCGCCGGGAGAGCGCGCTGGAGCTCGCCGCGGTCCTGCTGACGGTGGCCGCCGAGCTGACCGCTCCGCAGGAGCGGCTCTAGCGCTTCAGCCGGTAGATCACGGTGTCGGCGTTGACCGCGACCACCTCGTAGCGGGTCTCCAGCAGGCTCTCTATCCGGGGGATGTGCACCGGCTGGTACGGGGCCAGGCCCGAGTCGTCCACCACGATCTCCGGAAAGCCCTTGTCGGCCAGCTCCTTGTCGAAGGTCTGCCAGGCGTTCGCCATGCTGAACTGCTCGCCGACGTCCTTGCCGTCCTTGCCGCCGCTGAAGTTCGTCAGGAAACCCGCCGTCAGATAGCGGGTGACGGGGCGTCGGTCGGACAGCCAGTACAGCTCCGGGTGCATGCCCCAGACCAGCACGGTGTCCTTGGCCGTGGTCTGCTCGGCGATCGTGCTGGCCACCTCGCTGGAGTGGTCGAGCCGCTGGCCCGGCCAGAACACCGCGAGGCCCCAGAACGCCGTGGCCGCGACCGTGCTGTACACCAGCACCGGCCGCCAGCGGATCGACGAGGTGGACACCGCGCCGACCCCGAGCAGCACCAGCGGGGGCATCAGCTGGAGGTAGTAGTGGCCGAAGAAGTGGAAGCCGGTGCTGACCGCCACCACCGAGGAGAGCAGCCAGACCCAGAGGTCGGAGGTGGCGCCGTACTCCTCACCCCGGACGGTGGGCAGCGCGCCGTGCCGCAGCCGCAGCCAGAGCCGGTGGCCCAGCGGGGCCAGGAAGCCGAGGCAGGCCGCCAGCAGGATCGCCGAGTTGCCCAGCGCCCGTCCTGACATCTGCAGCCAGGCGCCGCCCATCGAGGCGTAGTCGCCGCTGCCGGTGACCACCCAGAACAGGAAGCCCTTGGGCTTGGTGAGGATCACCGCGACCAGCGCTATCGGCAGCGCGAAGCCGAAGCAGACCTTGAACAGCGCGGGCTGCCAGCGCACCCCGCGCAGCCGGACGTCCTGGAACAGCATCCAGAGCACCGGCAGCATCACCGCGCCGCCGGTCTGCTTGGTCAGTGAGCAGAGCGCCACCGCGATCCCGGCTGCCAGCCAGCGGCGGCGCTCGGCGTAGCGGAACGCCGCCACCATCGCGGGCAGCATGAAGACCTCGAAGGTCGCCGCCTGGGTGTCCTCGGGGGACAGTCCGATCGAGACCAGCAGGTAGAGCCCGCCGGCCACCGCGCCCGCCCGGTTGCCCCAGCGGCCGCGGGCGATCGAGGCCAGCAGGATCGCGGTGGCCAGGTGCGCCACGATCGCCAGGGTGCGCAGCGGCCAGAGCGAGGTGGAGCCGAACAGCGCGAAACACGCCTCGTACAGCCAGGGCAGCAGCGGGGGCTTGCGGTCCACCACGGTGTCGTACAGCACGCCGCCGTCGGCCAGCATCCGCGCCTGGGTGGCGAGATAGCCCTCGTCGGGGCTCCACACCGGGCGGAGGAAGGAGGGGAGGTGGGTGACGGTCGCGAGGACCGCCAGCACCGGCACGACTCTGGTCCAGTACCCCGTCCGGACGCGCTCGGGCAGCCGCCCGGTCAGGGCGGCGAGTGGTCGTGAGACGGCGTTGGGCACGGTGACAACCTACCGGGCGGGGCCGTGGGCCAACGCCCGGGTCCGGCCATTCGATGTGACGATCGGACAGAAGTGTGGCGCGGTGGGCCGGTGGCAGCGACGGATTATTTCCGGCCACGGCTCGTGAACGGCGCTCATGAACGGAAACGGAGCGCGGGGCCGTGCATGCGCACGGCCCCGCGCCCCTGCGGTGTGACCGGGGATCAGACCCGGGCCGCGGCCGTCCGGGCCACCAGCTTGGCGACCTGCTCGGCGACGGCCGGGGCGGTGAGACCGATCTCGTTCAGGATCTGGTCCCGGGTGGCGTGGTCCAGGAACTGCTGGGGGATGCCGAAGTCGCGCAGCGGCAGGTCCACCCCGGCGTCCCGCAGGGCCTGGGAGACCGCCGAGCCGACGCCGCCCGCGCGGCCGTTGTCCTCGACCGTGACGACCACCCGGTGCTCGGCGGCCAGGCCGGGCAGCGCCGGGTCGACCGGCTTGACCCAGCGCGGGTCGACCACGGTGGCGGTGATGCCCTGGGCGGCCAGCAGGTCGGCCACCTCCAGGCACATCGGGGCCATCGCGCCGACCGAGACGATCAGCACCTCGCCCTCGCCCTCGGGTGCGGCCCGCAGCACGTCCATCCCACCGATCCGGCCGACCGCCGGGACGGCGGGACCGACGGTGCCCTTGGAGTAGCGGACCACGGTCGGGGCGTCGTCCACCTCGACCGCCTCGCGCAGCTGGGCGCGGAGCTGGTCGGCGTCGCGCGGGGCGGCCAGCCGCAGCCCGGGGACGACCTGAAGGATCGACATGTCCCACATGCCGTTGTGCGACGCACCGTCAGTTCCGGTGACGCCCGCGCGGTCGAGCACGAAGGTGACGCCCAGCTTGTGCAGCGCGACGTCCATCAGGACCTGGTCGAAGGCCCGGTTCAGGAAGGTCGCGTAGACCGCGAAGACCGGGTGCAGGCCGTTGGTGGCCAGGCCGGCCGCGCTGGTGACGGCGTGCTGCTCGGCGATGCCGACGTCGAAGGTCCGCTCCGGGAAGGCCTTGGCGAACGGGGCCAGGCCGACCGGGTGCAGCATCGCGGCGGTGATGCCGACGATGTCCTTGCGCTCCCGGCCGAGGGCGACCATCTCCTCGGCGAAGACCGAGGTCCAGTCCTTGCCCGAGGTCTTGATCGGCAGGCCGGTCTCCGGGTGGATCACGCCGACCGCGTGGAAGCGGTCCTCGTCGTTGTTCTCGGCGGCGTGGTAGCCGCGGCCCTTCTCGGTCAGGCAGTGCACGATCACCGGGCCGCCGAAGCCGCGCGCCTTGGTGAGGGCGGACTCCAGCGCGGTCAGGTCGTGGCCGTCGATCGGGCCGATGTACTTCAGGCCGAGGTCCTCGAACATGCCCTGCGGCGCGATGAAGTCCTTCAGACCCTTCTTGGCGCCGTGCAGGGTCTCGAACAGCTGCTGGCCGACCACGGGAGTGCGCTGCAGCGCGTCCTTGCCCCAGGACAGGAAGCGCTCGTAGCCCTGGGTGGTGCGCAGCGTGGCGAGGTGGTTGGCCAGGCCGCCGATGGTGGGCGAGTAGGAACGCTCGTTGTCGTTCACCACGATCACCAGCGGGCGGTCCTTGGCGTCGGCGATGTTGTTCAGCGCCTCCCAGGCCATCCCGCCGGTCAGCGCGCCGTCGCCGATCACCGCGACCACCGGACGGTCGTGGTGGCCCTGCAGCTGGTTGGCCTTGGCCAGGCCGTCCGCGTAGCCGAGCACGGTCGAGGCGTGCGAGTTCTCGATCACGTCGTGCTCGGACTCGGCGCGGGACGGGTAGCCGGACAGGCCGCCCTTCATCCGCAGCTGCGAGAAGTCCTGCCGGCCGGTGAGCAGCTTGTGCACGTAGCTCTGGTGGCCGGTGTCGAAGAGGATCCGGTCGCGCGGGGAGTCGAAGACCCGGTGCAGCGCGATGGTCAGCTCGACCACGCCCAGGTTCGGCCCGAGGTGGCCGCCCGTCTTGGAGACCTCCTCGACCAGGAAGGTACGGATCTCCTCGGCCAGCGCGGCCAGCTGCGCCGGGGTGAGCCGGTCGAGATCACGCGGTCCCCGAATGCGGGTCAGCAGCGCCACCCGTTCCTCCTCGTTCAAAGTTCTCGGGCCGCGGACGGCCTGGCGGGCCTCGCTGCCCCTGGAGTCGAACCGCACCGGCCGTCGGTCGGGCGGGCTCGACTGCCCGAGTCTAATGTCCGCCTGCCGGACACCGCGCAGCGCGCCTGGGGTTGACCGGTGTTGACCGACATGACGAGGCTCGGCACCCGATTGGTTCGAGTGCCGAGCCTCACATGGGCGGAAGAGGTCAACCTCGCCCGGACGACTTCTGGGTCCGGCGGGAGACCGAGTCGAGCACCACGGCGGCGAGCAGCACCGCGCCGGTGATCATGTACTGGATCGACTGGTTGACGTGCACCAGGTCGAGGCCGGTGATGATGGACTGGATCACCAGGATGCCGAGCAGCGCCGACCAGGTCTTGCCCCGGCCGCCGAACAGGCTGGTGCCGCCGATGACGGCCGCGGCGATCGAGTTCATCAGCACGTTGCCACTGCCGAGCGCCTTGTCGGCGGAACCCTGCTGGCTCATGATGAACAGCCCGCCGAGCGCGGCCATGCCGGCCGAGATCATGAAGACCGAGATCCGCACCCAGGCCACGTTGATGCCGGCCCGGCGGGCGGCCTCGATGCCACCGCCGACCGCGAAGATCTGCCGGCCGTAGGAGGTGCGGCGGAGCACGAAGTCGGTGATCACCACGATGCCGAGGAAGATCACCAGCGGCAGCGGCAGGCCCTGGCTCTGGTTCAGGGTGGACGCGGCGGCGACCGCGATCAAGCCGATCACGCCGGTGCGCAGGGCGATCTCGCTGACCGGGCGGGCAGGCAGCCCGGCGGCCGTACGGCGGCGGCGGTCCAGCAGCTGACCGGCCAGGAAGAGGCCGACCCCGGCCAGCGCGAAGATCCAGGTGACCGCGATGTCGCCGTCGCCGACGAAGTAGTGGTCGAGGTCGGCGATCACGCCGTCGTTGAGCACGTTGGCGGTGCCCTTGTCCCCGAGCACGAACTGCTGCAGACCGCTCCAGGCCAGCAGACCGGCCAGCGTGACCACGAAGGCCGGCACGCCGATCTTGGCGAAGAAGAAGCCGTGCAGGGCGCCCATCGCGACACCGGCGGCCAGCGCGATCAGGATCGACAGCCACTCGTTGACGCCGGAGCGGGCCGACAGCACACCGGCGATGGCCGCGGAGACGCCGGCGATCGAGCCGAGCGAGAGGTCGATCTCACCGAGCAGCAGGACGAACACGATGCCGACCGCGATCAGGCCGGGGCCCGCGATCCAGAGCGTGATGTTGGTGAGGTTGTCGGCGTTCAGGAAGTCGCCGGTCAGGCCCTGGAAGATGGCCGCGATCAGGATCAGGCCGAGCACGACCGGGACGGAGCCCAGTTCGCCGGTCTTCATCTTCCGCTTGAACTCGCCGAGGTAGCCGGCGAAGCCCTCCTCACGGACCATCAGGCGGGGGTCGATCGCGGGCGCGGGCGCCTCGGTGGTCTGGTTGGTGCTCACTTCGCTTCCTCCGCGATGCGTGCCTGACGCCGGGTCACGGCGTTCTCGGTGGCTCCGGTGATGGCGGAGATGATCTCTTCGTGGGTGGTGCCGGCCACCGGGAAGGACCCGTTGTTGCGGCCCAGGCGGAGCACCGCGACGGTGTCCGCGACGGCCTTGACGTCCGCCATGTTGTGGCTGATCAGGATGACCCCGAGGCCCCGCTCGCGGAGCCGCTCGACCAGGTCGAGGACCTGGGCGGTCTGCTCCACGCCGAGCGCGGCGGTGGGCTCGTCCAGGATGACGATCTTCGGGTCGCCGACCAGGGCGCGGGCGATCGCGACCACCTGGCGCTGGCCGCCGGAGAGCGCGGCGATCGGGATCCGGACGCTGGGGATGCGGATCGACAGGGTGTCGAGCAGCTCCTTGGCGCGCTTCTCCATCGCGACCTCGTCGAGCGCGCCGTACTTCTTCAGCTCGCGGCCGAGGAAGAGGTTGCCGACCACGTCGAGGTTGTCGCAGAGCGCGAGGTCCTGGTAGACCGTCGCGACGCCCAGGCCCTGGGCGTCCTGCGGGCGGTTGATCCGGACCTCGCGGCCCTCCCACTCGATCGAACCCTCGTCGATCGGGTGGACGCCGGCGATGGTCTTCACCAGCGTCGACTTGCCGGCGCCGTTGTCGCCGACCAGGGCGACCACCTCTCCGGCGTGGACCTCCAAGTGGACGTCGGTGAGCGCCTGGACGGCACCGAAGCGCTTGGAGACTCCGCGCAACGCCAGTACGGGTGCGCCTGTCACGTGAACCATCTCCTTCATTCCGTGCCACCGGCTCCTGACGAGGGGTGACACGGCCTGCCGCGCGCCGACCCGGGCGCGAAGGGGTAGTACGAGAAACGATGAGGGGGCGCGGCGGTCTGGAAACACGCCGCGGGGGCCGACGCTCCGTCAGGAGCGCCGGCCCGTGCCGGGGTTACTTCAGGCCGGCCGCGGTGCAGGCGGCGGCGTAGTCGGCGGTGCAGATGTCGGCGGCCTTGTAGAGGCCGTCGGCGATCACGGTGTCCTGGATGTTCGCCTTGGTGACGACCTTCGGGGACAGCAGCTTGGCCGGGATGCCCTTGTCGGTCGGGCTGTCCACGGTCGCCGAGGCGACGGACTTGATGTCCTTGTTCTGGAGCAGGTTGACCGCGAGCTCGGCGGCCGAGTCGGCGAGCGGCTTGTACGCCTTGTAGATGGTGTACGCCTGGTCGCCCGCGACGATGCGCTGGATGGCGTCCACGCCGGCGTCCTGGCCACCGACCGGGACGTTGATCCCGGCGGCCTTCAGCTGGGTGATGATCGCCGCGGCCATGCCGTCGTTGGCGGAGTAGACGGCCTGGAAGCCGTCCTTGCCCAGGCTGGTGATCGCGGTGCCGATCTTCTGGCCGGCCACGGTGGGCTTCCACTCACCGGAGGCCTCGTAGA
This genomic interval from Kitasatospora gansuensis contains the following:
- a CDS encoding ATP-binding cassette domain-containing protein; the protein is MVHVTGAPVLALRGVSKRFGAVQALTDVHLEVHAGEVVALVGDNGAGKSTLVKTIAGVHPIDEGSIEWEGREVRINRPQDAQGLGVATVYQDLALCDNLDVVGNLFLGRELKKYGALDEVAMEKRAKELLDTLSIRIPSVRIPIAALSGGQRQVVAIARALVGDPKIVILDEPTAALGVEQTAQVLDLVERLRERGLGVILISHNMADVKAVADTVAVLRLGRNNGSFPVAGTTHEEIISAITGATENAVTRRQARIAEEAK
- a CDS encoding sugar ABC transporter permease, which codes for MSTNQTTEAPAPAIDPRLMVREEGFAGYLGEFKRKMKTGELGSVPVVLGLILIAAIFQGLTGDFLNADNLTNITLWIAGPGLIAVGIVFVLLLGEIDLSLGSIAGVSAAIAGVLSARSGVNEWLSILIALAAGVAMGALHGFFFAKIGVPAFVVTLAGLLAWSGLQQFVLGDKGTANVLNDGVIADLDHYFVGDGDIAVTWIFALAGVGLFLAGQLLDRRRRTAAGLPARPVSEIALRTGVIGLIAVAAASTLNQSQGLPLPLVIFLGIVVITDFVLRRTSYGRQIFAVGGGIEAARRAGINVAWVRISVFMISAGMAALGGLFIMSQQGSADKALGSGNVLMNSIAAAVIGGTSLFGGRGKTWSALLGILVIQSIITGLDLVHVNQSIQYMITGAVLLAAVVLDSVSRRTQKSSGRG
- the dxs gene encoding 1-deoxy-D-xylulose-5-phosphate synthase translates to MALLTRIRGPRDLDRLTPAQLAALAEEIRTFLVEEVSKTGGHLGPNLGVVELTIALHRVFDSPRDRILFDTGHQSYVHKLLTGRQDFSQLRMKGGLSGYPSRAESEHDVIENSHASTVLGYADGLAKANQLQGHHDRPVVAVIGDGALTGGMAWEALNNIADAKDRPLVIVVNDNERSYSPTIGGLANHLATLRTTQGYERFLSWGKDALQRTPVVGQQLFETLHGAKKGLKDFIAPQGMFEDLGLKYIGPIDGHDLTALESALTKARGFGGPVIVHCLTEKGRGYHAAENNDEDRFHAVGVIHPETGLPIKTSGKDWTSVFAEEMVALGRERKDIVGITAAMLHPVGLAPFAKAFPERTFDVGIAEQHAVTSAAGLATNGLHPVFAVYATFLNRAFDQVLMDVALHKLGVTFVLDRAGVTGTDGASHNGMWDMSILQVVPGLRLAAPRDADQLRAQLREAVEVDDAPTVVRYSKGTVGPAVPAVGRIGGMDVLRAAPEGEGEVLIVSVGAMAPMCLEVADLLAAQGITATVVDPRWVKPVDPALPGLAAEHRVVVTVEDNGRAGGVGSAVSQALRDAGVDLPLRDFGIPQQFLDHATRDQILNEIGLTAPAVAEQVAKLVARTAAARV
- the glmS gene encoding glutamine--fructose-6-phosphate transaminase (isomerizing), with protein sequence MCGIVGYVGCEAALDVVIEGLERLEYRGYDSAGVTVLNGGGLATEKRAGKLANLKKTLTDFPLPTASVGIGHTRWATHGGPTDANAHPHLDDARRVAVVHNGIIENFAQLRAELAERGHTLRSETDTEVVAHLLGEAFTGDLAEAMRGVCRRLDGAFTLVAVHSDSPGVVVGARRNSPLVVGRGDGENFLASDVAAFIAHTRDAVELGQDQVVELRREGVTVTNFDGTPATVREYHVDWDASAAEKGGYDYFMLKEIAEQPKAVADTLLGRIGADGQLTLDELRISDAQLRQVDKVVIVACGTAFHAGMIAKYAIEHWTRIPCEVEVASEFRYRDPILDDRTLVIAISQSGETMDTLMALRHAREQGAKVLAICNTNGSTIPRESDAVLYTHAGPEVAVASTKAFLTQLVACYLVSLYLGQVRGTKWDRETFGVIELLGHAPHQVEQVLRTMEPVRELARSLADAHAVLFLGRHVGYPVALEGALKLKELAYMHAEGFAAGELKHGPIALIEHGLPVVIVVPSPRGRAVLHDKIVSNIQEIRARGARTIVIAEEGDEAVAPYADHLIRIPATPALLQPLVATVPLQVFACELATAKGHEVDQPRNLAKSVTVE
- a CDS encoding ArnT family glycosyltransferase, whose product is MPNAVSRPLAALTGRLPERVRTGYWTRVVPVLAVLATVTHLPSFLRPVWSPDEGYLATQARMLADGGVLYDTVVDRKPPLLPWLYEACFALFGSTSLWPLRTLAIVAHLATAILLASIARGRWGNRAGAVAGGLYLLVSIGLSPEDTQAATFEVFMLPAMVAAFRYAERRRWLAAGIAVALCSLTKQTGGAVMLPVLWMLFQDVRLRGVRWQPALFKVCFGFALPIALVAVILTKPKGFLFWVVTGSGDYASMGGAWLQMSGRALGNSAILLAACLGFLAPLGHRLWLRLRHGALPTVRGEEYGATSDLWVWLLSSVVAVSTGFHFFGHYYLQLMPPLVLLGVGAVSTSSIRWRPVLVYSTVAATAFWGLAVFWPGQRLDHSSEVASTIAEQTTAKDTVLVWGMHPELYWLSDRRPVTRYLTAGFLTNFSGGKDGKDVGEQFSMANAWQTFDKELADKGFPEIVVDDSGLAPYQPVHIPRIESLLETRYEVVAVNADTVIYRLKR